In Juglans regia cultivar Chandler chromosome 13, Walnut 2.0, whole genome shotgun sequence, the following proteins share a genomic window:
- the LOC108991719 gene encoding pentatricopeptide repeat-containing protein At1g07740, mitochondrial, with protein MILSRTKGIYQTQLVQIRHCFNHIHAQAYRTVRPTKSKTKPRNEQRPFRHPQKPRKPIPFVTNVKEVRDPDEALCLFHEYHQTGFKHDYPSYSALVYKLARSRNFEAVETVLGLIQDRNIRCKETLFIALIQHYGKALSVDKAIELFHRMPSFNCVRTLQSFNALLNILVDSDRFLDANEIFARSRQMGVRLNSISFNVMIKGWLRKGEWKQACEVFDEMLERNVQPSVVTYNSLIGFLSRKGSLDEAMSLLEDMMQKEKHPNAVTYALLMEGLCSVGKYTEAKKMMFDMEYRGCKLQLVNYGVLMSDLGKRGKIEEAKSLLHEMKKRGFRPDVVTYNILLNYMCKEGRVTEAYKVWIEMRLGGCKPNAATYRMMVDGFCRVGDFEGGLKVLNAMLTGRHYPRSETFKCLLVGLLNCGKIDNASFVLEEMEKIKIRFDLEDWEALIRDACSGDKSSCGLLTELVTAKKCVREDCMTLL; from the coding sequence ATGATCCTTTCACGAACAAAGGGCATCTATCAAACACAACTAGTTCAAATCCGCCATTGCTTCAATCACATCCATGCTCAAGCATACCGCACCGTTCGTCCCAccaaatccaaaaccaaacctCGCAACGAACAACGACCTTTCAGACATCCCCAGAAGCCTCGCAAGCCCATACCTTTCGTCACCAATGTCAAAGAGGTACGAGACCCAGACGAGGCCTTATGTCTCTTCCACGAGTACCACCAAACTGGCTTCAAGCACGACTATCCCTCTTACTCCGCTCTCGTGTACAAGCTTGCTCGCTCTCGCAACTTTGAAGCTGTAGAGACCGTTCTTGGTCTTATACAGGACCGAAATATTCGGTGCAAAGAGACCCTTTTCATTGCTTTGATTCAACATTATGGGAAAGCCCTTTCCGTGGACAAAGCTATTGAGCTTTTTCATAGAATGCCTTCTTTTAATTGTGTCCGTACACTGCAGTCTTTTAATGCGCTTCTTAATATACTTGTTGATAGTGACCGGTTTTTGGATGCAAATGAGATTTTCGCTCGTTCTCGCCAAATGGGTGTTCGCCTGAATTCAATTTCGTTTAATGTAATGATAAAAGGCTGGCTCAGGAAGGGTGAATGGAAACAAGCTTGCgaggtgtttgatgaaatgcttGAGAGAAACGTGCAACCGAGTGTTGTGACATATAATAGTCTTATCGGGTTTTTGTCTAGAAAGGGTAGTCTGGATGAAGCAATGAGTTTGCTTGAGGATATGATGCAGAAAGAAAAACATCCAAATGCGGTGACATATGCGCTGTTGATGGAAGGTTTGTGCTCTGTTGGAAAGTATACAGAAGCAAAAAAGATGATGTTTGATATGGAGTATCGAGGGTGTAAGCTGCAGCTGGTGAATTATGGTGTTTTGATGAGTGACCTTGGAAAGAGGGGGAAGATTGAGGAGGCAAAATCTCTACTTCACGAGATGAAGAAAAGGGGTTTTAGGCCCGATGTTgtgacatataatatattgttaaattacATGTGCAAGGAAGGTAGAGTGACTGAGGCTTATAAAGTTTGGATTGAAATGCGGCTCGGAGGTTGTAAGCCGAATGCAGCTACATACCGAATGATGGTTGATGGATTTTGCAGGGTTGGTGATTTTGAAGGAGGTTTGAAGGTATTGAATGCAATGTTGACGGGTAGGCATTATCCACGTTCAGAAACATTTAAATGTTTGTTAGTGGGACTGTTGAATTGTGGGAAGATAGATAATGCCTCTTTTGTTTTGGAGGAGATGGAGAAGATAAAGATACGTTTTGATTTGGAGGATTGGGAAGCCTTAATCAGGGATGCTTGTAGTGGAGATAAAAGTTCCTGTGGGCTTCTAACTGAACTGGTTACTGCTAAAAAATGTGTAAGGGAAGATTGTATGACATTGTTATGA
- the LOC108991736 gene encoding 40S ribosomal protein S8-like translates to MGISRGSAAATKEVKKSNHVQRKMEKRQQNHKLDAHIEEQFGSGRLLACISSRPGQCGRADGYILEGKELEFYMKKIQRKKSKGAGAA, encoded by the coding sequence ATGGGTATTTCTCGTGGTTCTGCTGCTGCTACTAAGGAGGTGAAGAAAAGCAACCATGTCCAGAGAAAGATGGAGAAGCGGCAGCAGAATCACAAGCTTGATGCACACATTGAAGAGCAGTTTGGTAGTGGTCGTTTGTTGGCTTGTATCTCATCAAGACCTGGTCAGTGTGGCCGTGCTGATGGATACATCTTGGAAGGTAAAGAGCTTGAGTTCTACATGAAGAAGATCCAGAGAAAGAAGAGCAAGGGAGCTGGAGCTGCCTAA
- the LOC108991728 gene encoding protein ROOT INITIATION DEFECTIVE 3-like, producing the protein MEVVVASSSVDAGIGTWDLATGAELLRYKSCASPPHGLVCVGQRFLASSQLRDPSASSGSVLYWSWSKPQVEVKSFPAEPIKPLAANHEGTYIVGGGVSGDIYLWEVASGRQLRKWHAHYRAVTCLVFSDDDSLLISGSEDGSVRVWSLFMMFDDIRQQEASHLYEHNFSEHSLRVTDIVTGYGGCNAIIVSASEDRTCKVWSLSKGKLLRSIVFPSVIDAITLDPGEHVFYAGSRDGKIYIAAINAESTFKNNYGLHIIKSLSNHSKAVTCLAYCASGNLLISGSEDGIVRLWDAKTHNIVRVFKHAKGPVNNILIVRQELCLSSWPISQASSRRRGPLLPPALEKYSNPLDEDADVKAIFDLHSTCRKPVNASYLNSHVINNQIKELQQQGSSAAAEMEVKRLKLDCSRSMQTVQQWKKMYENLHQFYVNELLDDAQVRISNKNST; encoded by the exons ATGGAGGTAGTGGTGGCTTCGTCTTCGGTTGACGCTGGCATCGGAACCTGGGACCTAGCAACCGGCGCGGAGCTACTCCGATACAAATCTTGTGCTTCTCCGCCTCACGGCCTCGTCTGCGTCGGCCAACGATTCCTCGCCTCCTCTCAGCTCCGCGACCCCTCAGCCTCCTCTGGCTCCGTCCTATACTGGTCCTGGTCCAAG CCTCAAGTAGAAGTTAAGAGCTTTCCAGCAGAACCGATTAAGCCGCTCGCTGCTAACCATGAAGGCACTTATATTGTCGGTGGAGGTGTATCTGGAGATATTTACTTGTGGGAG gTTGCAAGTGGTAGGCAGCTTAGAAAGTGGCATGCACATTATAGGGCTGTAACTTGCTTGGTATTTTCGGATGATGACTCGCTGCTAATTTCCGGTTCAGAAGATGGATCCGTTAGAGTTTGGTCCCTTTTCAT GATGTTTGATGATATAAGACAGCAGGAAGCTAGTCATCTATATGAGCACAATTTTTCAGAGCACAGTTTGCGTGTAACTGACATTGTCACAGGATATGGAGGATGCAATGCCATTATAGTGTCAGCTTCTGAAGATCGAACCTGTAAG GTCTGGAGCTTATCAAAAGGGAAATTGTTAAGAAGTATTGTATTCCCTTCAGTAATTGATGCAATTACTCTTGACCCTGGCGAACATGTCTTCTATGCTGGCAGTAGGGACGGCAAGATATACATTGCTGCAATTAATGCTGAAAGTACCTTTAAGAACAATTATGGGTTGCATATCATAAAATCATTATCAAATCACAG CAAGGCTGTTACTTGCTTAGCATATTGTGCAAGTGGAAATCTTTTAATTTCTGGATCGGAAGATGGTATTGTACGACTTTGGGATGCTAAAACTCACAACATTGTTCGCGTGTTCAAACATGCTAAAG GTCCTGTGAACAATATTCTTATTGTCAGACAAGAACTCTGCTTGAGTTCTTGGCCAATTTCGCAAGCTTCCTCAAGAAGGCGTGGGCCTTTATTACCACCTGctcttgaaaaatattcaaatccGCTGGATGAAGATGCAGATGTCAAGGCTATTTTTGATCTCCACTCTACTTGCAGGAAACCAGTTAACGCTTCGTACTTAAATTCTCATGTGATCAATAATCAAATCAAAGAACTTCAG CAACAAGGTTCTTCTGCTGCTGCTGAAATGGAGGTAAAAAGGCTAAAGCTTGATTGTAGTAGATCTATGCAAACGGTTCAGCAGTGGAAGAAAATGTATGAAAACTTGCATCAATTCTATGTGAATGAGCTTTTGGATGATGCTCAAGTGAGAATCTCCAACAAAAACTCTACCTGA